A window from Agelaius phoeniceus isolate bAgePho1 chromosome 13, bAgePho1.hap1, whole genome shotgun sequence encodes these proteins:
- the CTXND1 gene encoding cortexin domain-containing 1 protein — translation MEVPTPEPVYVDVDKGLTLACFVFLCLFLIVMIIRCAKVIMDPYSAIPTSTWEEQHLDD, via the coding sequence ATGGAGGTGCCCACCCCAGAGCCCGTGTACGTCGACGTGGACAAGGGGCTGACGCTGGCCTGCTTCGTGTTCCTCTGCCTCTTCCTGATTGTCATGATCATCCGCTGTGCCAAAGTCATCATGGACCCCTACAGCGCCATCCCCACGTCCACGTGGGAGGAGCAGCACCTCGATGACTGA